The following are encoded together in the Halopiger aswanensis genome:
- a CDS encoding PRC-barrel domain containing protein, giving the protein MAQLTDDDEGKRIVNAEGEQIGIIESVEGGTAHVNPDPGMTDTIKSKLGWGDTDEDTYPLDAENIESISDDEVRLQRL; this is encoded by the coding sequence ATGGCACAGCTCACGGACGACGACGAAGGCAAACGGATCGTCAACGCGGAAGGCGAACAGATCGGCATCATCGAGAGCGTCGAGGGCGGCACCGCACACGTCAATCCAGATCCGGGGATGACGGATACGATCAAGTCGAAGCTCGGGTGGGGCGATACCGACGAGGACACCTACCCGCTCGACGCGGAAAACATCGAATCGATTTCCGACGACGAGGTCCGGCTCCAGCGGCTCTGA
- a CDS encoding translation initiation factor IF-2 subunit gamma — translation MAGNQQPEVNIGLVGHVDHGKTTLVQALSGSWTDQHSEEMKRGISIRLGYADATFRHCPDLDEPECYTVEEECPDGSPSEPLRTVSFVDAPGHETLMATMLSGASLMDGAVLVISANEPVPQPQTEEHLMALDIIGIDNIVIAQNKVDLVSSDQARQNYEEIQEFVEGTVAEDAPVVPVSAGQEVNLDLLIQAIEEEIPTPERDPDADPLMHVARSFDINKPGTSAADLAGGVLGGSLVQGELEVDDEIEIRPGREVEEGGQTEYVPIETTIRSLQAGGENVDTATPGGLLGVGTGLDPSLTKGDALAGRLAGPPGSLPPTWESFTMDVDLLERVVGAESGETVDEISTGEPLMMTVGTATTVGAVTSARGGECEVNLKRPVAAEPGAKIAINRRIGARWRLIGLGTLKE, via the coding sequence ATGGCAGGAAATCAACAACCGGAGGTGAACATCGGGCTCGTCGGTCACGTCGACCACGGCAAGACCACGCTGGTCCAGGCCCTCAGCGGCTCGTGGACCGACCAGCACAGCGAGGAGATGAAGCGTGGCATCTCCATCAGGCTCGGCTACGCGGACGCGACGTTCCGCCACTGCCCCGACCTGGACGAACCCGAGTGTTACACCGTCGAGGAGGAGTGTCCGGACGGCTCCCCGAGCGAGCCGCTGCGGACCGTTTCGTTCGTCGACGCCCCGGGGCACGAGACCCTGATGGCGACGATGCTCTCCGGCGCATCGCTGATGGACGGCGCCGTGTTGGTCATCAGCGCCAACGAGCCCGTCCCGCAGCCACAGACCGAAGAGCACCTGATGGCGCTGGATATCATCGGGATCGACAACATCGTCATCGCCCAGAACAAGGTCGACCTCGTCAGCAGCGATCAGGCCCGACAGAACTACGAGGAGATCCAGGAGTTCGTCGAGGGTACCGTCGCCGAGGACGCGCCGGTCGTCCCGGTTTCGGCCGGCCAGGAGGTCAACCTCGACCTGCTGATCCAGGCGATCGAAGAGGAGATCCCGACGCCGGAGCGCGATCCCGACGCCGATCCGCTGATGCACGTCGCCCGCAGCTTCGACATCAACAAGCCCGGGACGTCCGCCGCCGATCTGGCCGGCGGCGTCCTCGGCGGCAGCCTCGTCCAGGGCGAACTCGAGGTCGACGACGAGATCGAGATCCGCCCCGGCCGCGAGGTCGAGGAGGGCGGCCAGACGGAGTACGTCCCGATCGAGACGACGATCCGCTCGCTGCAGGCCGGCGGCGAGAACGTCGACACGGCCACGCCGGGCGGCCTGCTCGGCGTCGGGACCGGCCTCGATCCGTCGCTGACGAAAGGCGACGCGCTCGCGGGTCGGCTGGCCGGACCGCCGGGCTCGCTCCCGCCGACCTGGGAGAGTTTCACGATGGACGTCGACCTGCTCGAGCGCGTCGTCGGCGCCGAGAGCGGCGAGACAGTCGACGAGATCAGCACGGGCGAACCCCTGATGATGACCGTCGGGACGGCGACGACCGTCGGCGCAGTCACCAGCGCCCGCGGCGGCGAGTGCGAGGTCAATCTCAAGCGTCCCGTCGCGGCCGAACCGGGCGCGAAGATCGCGATCAACCGCCGCATCGGCGCCCGCTGGCGGCTGATCGGACTCGGGACGCTCAAGGAGTAA
- a CDS encoding geranylgeranyl reductase family protein, with product MYDFVIVGVGPAGARFSRRAAEKGYDVLALEQGTIGTPLACSGHVSTDIWEFTGRGARDDLFQNEIYGARFHVGGPRSDAYPFYKREVASNVIDRVGLDRHLADLAREAGADVREEHTVTDVREYHDRVEVVANGPDGVVTHEARMVAGCDGPRSRVRDELDLPEPDELLHGVLAFSEEADDQDFVDVHLTPPTFFAWRIPRGDAGVEYGLAAPPGVHVNKHFEELIDGYEVDVSHRCSGAIPIGPPDRVTSRRGFLLGDAAAQTKPFTGGGILYGMTAADHAAREIDPQRPTTLAAYERAWRADLEREQELAHWIRRAYSLPEPVQRLGLGALSGEIGVHMDRPTSLLSVDHLRAMLSRMWR from the coding sequence ATGTACGATTTCGTCATTGTCGGCGTCGGCCCCGCCGGTGCGCGCTTCTCGAGGCGGGCCGCCGAGAAGGGTTACGACGTGCTGGCGTTAGAGCAGGGGACGATCGGCACCCCCCTGGCCTGCTCGGGCCACGTCAGCACCGACATCTGGGAGTTTACCGGCCGCGGCGCCCGCGATGACCTCTTTCAAAACGAGATCTACGGCGCCCGATTCCACGTCGGCGGCCCGCGCAGCGACGCCTATCCCTTCTACAAGCGCGAGGTCGCCTCGAACGTCATCGACCGCGTCGGGCTGGACCGCCACCTCGCGGACCTCGCCCGCGAGGCCGGCGCGGACGTCCGCGAGGAACACACCGTCACCGACGTCCGCGAGTACCACGATCGCGTCGAGGTCGTCGCGAACGGTCCCGACGGCGTCGTCACCCACGAGGCCCGCATGGTCGCCGGCTGCGACGGCCCGCGCTCGAGGGTCCGGGACGAACTCGACCTTCCGGAACCCGACGAACTGCTCCACGGGGTGCTCGCCTTCTCCGAGGAGGCGGACGACCAGGACTTCGTCGACGTCCACCTCACCCCGCCAACGTTCTTCGCGTGGCGCATCCCCCGCGGCGACGCCGGCGTGGAGTACGGCCTCGCGGCCCCACCGGGCGTGCACGTGAACAAGCACTTCGAGGAACTGATCGACGGCTACGAGGTCGACGTCTCCCACCGCTGTTCCGGTGCGATCCCGATCGGGCCGCCGGATCGAGTCACCTCGAGACGCGGCTTCCTGCTCGGCGACGCGGCCGCCCAGACCAAGCCCTTTACCGGCGGCGGCATCCTCTACGGCATGACCGCCGCCGACCACGCCGCGCGGGAGATCGATCCCCAGCGGCCGACGACGCTGGCGGCCTACGAGCGCGCCTGGCGCGCCGACCTCGAGCGCGAGCAGGAACTGGCCCACTGGATCCGGCGGGCCTACTCGCTGCCGGAACCGGTCCAGCGGCTCGGTCTGGGTGCGCTGTCGGGCGAGATCGGCGTCCACATGGATCGACCGACGTCGCTGCTCTCGGTGGATCACCTCCGGGCGATGCTCTCGCGGATGTGGCGCTGA
- the spt4 gene encoding transcription elongation factor subunit Spt4 translates to MASDRLVCRECHRVNEPDNDTCDACNSSSLTEDWAGYVVIAHPEDSEIASEMQITEPGAYALKVR, encoded by the coding sequence ATGGCATCCGATCGCCTCGTCTGCCGAGAGTGCCACCGCGTGAACGAACCGGACAACGACACCTGCGACGCCTGTAACTCCTCGTCGCTGACCGAGGACTGGGCGGGGTACGTCGTCATCGCCCACCCCGAGGACAGCGAGATCGCCAGCGAGATGCAGATCACGGAGCCGGGCGCGTACGCGCTGAAGGTCCGCTGA
- a CDS encoding GTP-dependent dephospho-CoA kinase family protein, with protein sequence MLTLPDGLRAELKEPIGPIETDAERLLADVDGTLVAVGDVVTYHLLEAGRAPDVALVDERTEREAVDEDVRRTITAETHLEAVNPPAEISVEVIEALLEALSRDEPTTILVEGEEDLVALPAIVAAPEGASVVYGQPGEGMVHVRVTDDHRERMRALLERFEGDTERLWTLLEERDE encoded by the coding sequence CTGCTGACGCTGCCCGACGGCCTCCGCGCGGAGCTCAAGGAGCCGATCGGGCCGATCGAGACCGACGCCGAGCGGCTGCTGGCCGACGTCGACGGCACCCTCGTCGCCGTCGGCGACGTCGTCACCTACCACCTGCTCGAGGCCGGCCGCGCGCCCGACGTGGCGCTCGTCGACGAGCGCACCGAGCGCGAGGCCGTCGACGAGGACGTTCGCCGAACCATCACCGCCGAGACCCATCTCGAGGCGGTGAACCCGCCCGCCGAAATCTCGGTGGAGGTCATCGAGGCGCTGCTCGAGGCCCTTTCCCGCGACGAGCCGACGACGATCCTCGTCGAGGGCGAGGAGGATCTGGTCGCCCTGCCGGCGATCGTCGCCGCTCCCGAGGGCGCAAGCGTCGTCTACGGCCAGCCCGGCGAAGGGATGGTCCACGTGCGCGTGACCGACGACCACCGCGAGCGGATGCGGGCGCTGCTCGAGCGCTTCGAGGGCGATACGGAGCGGTTGTGGACGTTGCTCGAGGAACGCGACGAGTAA
- a CDS encoding DNA-directed RNA polymerase, whose protein sequence is MYKRVRLKDTVEVPPEALGDVSPDLVKRLLQDKLEGRMDEEVGSIVSVTEVHDIGEGTVLPNEPGVYYEADFDAVTFDPQMQEVVDGTVVEVVEFGAFVGIGPVDGLLHVSQISDEYLAFDGENQRLSSNESDRALGVEDAIRTRIVTKSIDERNPRDSKIGLTAKQPGLGKHAWLEEEHEKREATTTTEGE, encoded by the coding sequence ATGTACAAACGGGTCAGACTAAAGGACACGGTGGAAGTACCGCCGGAGGCACTCGGCGACGTCTCGCCGGACCTCGTGAAGCGACTGCTGCAGGACAAACTCGAAGGACGGATGGACGAGGAGGTGGGGAGCATCGTCTCCGTCACCGAAGTTCACGACATCGGCGAAGGGACGGTACTCCCGAACGAACCGGGCGTCTACTACGAAGCCGACTTCGACGCCGTCACCTTCGATCCGCAGATGCAGGAGGTCGTCGACGGGACGGTCGTCGAGGTCGTCGAGTTCGGCGCCTTCGTCGGGATCGGCCCCGTCGACGGACTGCTCCACGTCTCCCAGATCAGCGACGAGTACCTCGCCTTCGACGGCGAGAACCAGCGGCTCTCCTCCAACGAGTCCGATCGTGCGCTCGGCGTCGAGGACGCCATCCGCACCCGCATCGTCACCAAGAGCATCGACGAGCGCAATCCGCGCGACTCGAAGATCGGTCTCACCGCGAAGCAGCCGGGCCTGGGCAAGCACGCCTGGCTCGAGGAGGAACACGAAAAGCGCGAAGCGACCACCACGACCGAGGGTGAATAA
- a CDS encoding PIN domain-containing protein, whose product MSTGTPDRTGTDTGARVALDTSALMMPVELDVRLFDELDRLLDDLEPTAPQAVVEELRRLAEKGGTEGTAANVGHDLATERCLIVDTEASYADDALVELAREGNVDYVVTNDRPLRDRVLEASVPVIALRGRNKLAITQP is encoded by the coding sequence ATGAGTACGGGGACACCGGATCGAACTGGAACCGACACCGGCGCACGGGTCGCGCTCGATACGAGCGCGCTCATGATGCCGGTCGAACTCGACGTCCGCCTGTTCGACGAACTCGATCGGTTGCTCGACGATCTCGAGCCGACCGCGCCCCAGGCCGTCGTCGAGGAACTCCGTCGCCTCGCCGAGAAAGGCGGGACGGAGGGGACGGCCGCCAACGTCGGCCACGATCTGGCGACCGAACGCTGTCTCATCGTCGATACGGAGGCATCGTACGCCGACGACGCCTTGGTCGAACTCGCCCGCGAGGGCAACGTCGACTACGTCGTCACGAACGACCGCCCGCTGCGCGACCGGGTGCTCGAGGCGAGCGTACCGGTAATTGCATTACGCGGGAGAAACAAGTTAGCGATCACTCAACCATAG
- a CDS encoding DUF5787 family protein: MSPSASEFAFELELCAHLEARRSGIVARQLGASVADPGGRILDVVCVAPGPEFEDRTAITSETVPDAAIESDVGPGRARYWKNAVPDDCHPDHARRAVERACEIGFFERERRKGREYVRQVARYPDWYGRLVGIENKPDLGRPGDLEAQLRTDVSLALVDEAILATESYVTRAHLNRIPDEVGVWRVHRDGSRTAQSGALESDLEVEVEVIREPTPLPVDEPGIEPLESRPGRTDIAVVPPDEKARARRRLAERAYGKGWRTYGIPDCRACEPTDPADTGATLPHCEWADRLVDANSRCGPSCPGYEPAADPDEIDLEAERDRRTPWVADPTGKRRRQSGLGQFE; this comes from the coding sequence GTGTCTCCCTCGGCGTCGGAGTTCGCGTTCGAACTCGAGTTGTGTGCCCACCTCGAGGCCCGGCGATCGGGGATCGTCGCCCGGCAACTCGGCGCGAGCGTCGCGGATCCCGGCGGTCGAATCCTCGACGTCGTTTGCGTCGCACCGGGACCGGAGTTCGAGGATCGAACCGCCATCACGAGCGAGACGGTCCCCGACGCAGCGATCGAGTCCGACGTCGGTCCCGGCCGGGCCCGGTACTGGAAGAACGCCGTACCGGACGACTGCCATCCCGATCACGCGCGACGGGCGGTCGAGCGCGCCTGCGAGATCGGGTTTTTCGAACGCGAACGCCGGAAGGGTCGCGAGTACGTCCGGCAGGTCGCCCGCTATCCGGACTGGTACGGCCGGCTCGTCGGCATCGAGAACAAACCCGACCTCGGCCGGCCGGGCGACCTCGAGGCGCAACTCCGGACGGACGTCAGCCTCGCCCTGGTGGACGAAGCGATCCTCGCGACCGAGAGTTACGTGACGCGCGCGCACCTGAACCGGATCCCCGACGAGGTCGGCGTCTGGCGTGTCCACCGCGACGGCTCGAGGACGGCCCAATCGGGGGCTCTCGAGAGCGACCTTGAGGTCGAGGTCGAGGTTATCCGCGAGCCGACGCCGCTCCCGGTCGACGAGCCCGGAATCGAACCCCTCGAGTCCCGCCCCGGCCGCACGGATATCGCCGTCGTGCCGCCCGACGAAAAGGCGCGCGCCCGACGTCGGCTCGCCGAACGGGCCTACGGCAAGGGGTGGCGAACGTACGGCATTCCCGACTGTCGCGCCTGCGAACCGACCGATCCGGCCGACACCGGGGCGACGCTGCCGCACTGCGAGTGGGCCGACCGGCTCGTCGACGCCAACTCGAGGTGCGGTCCCTCGTGTCCCGGGTACGAGCCCGCGGCCGATCCCGACGAAATCGACCTCGAGGCGGAACGTGACCGACGAACACCCTGGGTTGCCGATCCGACCGGAAAGCGGCGGCGTCAGTCGGGACTGGGGCAGTTCGAGTAG
- a CDS encoding winged helix-turn-helix domain-containing protein, with the protein MSRSDISSEHERERERESPLECTDCLDPADAFALVSNETRLSILEALWMADEQPVSFSELRREVGMRDSAQFNYHLQKLTGHFVRQDEEGYAFKHAGEKIVRSVIAGSFTEDPSIEPFPVAGECYACGGDLEASYADERLAIDCTDCGHGHGEYAFPPGGLNDRTREEVAAAFDQRVKHLHCLAADGVCPECNGRMRSRIVEESGDCCLGVGLRVDHECAQCDYTLCSAVGLRLLDHPAVVGFHRDRGVSLAERPYWTLPWCVSDEYTTLTERDPLRLEVRISLAGDELRVTLDENLDVLETRVADA; encoded by the coding sequence ATGAGTCGATCGGACATCTCGAGCGAGCACGAGCGAGAACGCGAGCGCGAGAGCCCGCTCGAGTGTACGGACTGTCTCGACCCCGCGGACGCGTTCGCGCTCGTCAGTAACGAGACGCGGCTGTCGATCCTCGAGGCGCTGTGGATGGCCGACGAACAACCGGTTTCGTTCTCCGAACTCCGCCGCGAGGTCGGGATGCGCGATTCGGCCCAGTTCAACTACCACCTCCAGAAGCTGACGGGCCACTTCGTCCGGCAGGACGAGGAAGGATACGCGTTCAAACACGCCGGCGAGAAGATCGTCCGCTCGGTGATCGCCGGCTCGTTCACCGAGGATCCGTCGATCGAGCCGTTTCCGGTCGCGGGCGAGTGCTACGCCTGCGGCGGCGACCTCGAGGCGAGCTACGCGGACGAACGACTCGCCATCGACTGCACGGACTGCGGGCACGGCCACGGCGAGTACGCGTTCCCGCCCGGCGGGCTGAACGACCGGACCCGCGAGGAGGTCGCGGCGGCGTTCGACCAGCGGGTGAAACACCTCCACTGTCTGGCCGCCGACGGCGTCTGTCCGGAGTGTAACGGGCGGATGCGGTCTCGAATCGTCGAGGAGAGCGGCGACTGCTGTCTCGGCGTCGGCCTCCGCGTCGACCACGAGTGCGCCCAGTGCGACTACACCCTCTGTTCGGCCGTCGGCCTGCGCCTGCTCGACCACCCCGCGGTCGTCGGCTTCCACCGCGACCGCGGCGTTTCGCTCGCCGAACGCCCCTACTGGACCCTGCCCTGGTGCGTGTCCGACGAGTACACGACGCTCACCGAACGCGACCCGCTCCGACTCGAGGTCCGCATTTCGCTCGCGGGCGACGAACTCCGGGTCACGCTGGACGAGAATCTCGACGTGCTCGAGACGCGGGTCGCTGACGCCTGA